gcctGGATGGGCCGCCCGGTCACTGTCCAGTCACAAAATTTTGACCCAAACGGGCGCCTCAatgggcctcaaacgcccgggctgaccggcacccctcatatacATGCCAAATATGGGGCAGACATGGGGGCGCCCAGGCACGTCCGCCACGTTAAACCCGGCCCACGCCGGCCCACCTGACCCCACATATATTCATCCCCATATGTTCGTTGGACCAAACCGTGGCCGCTTCACACTCCTTTCCTCTCCACTCCCTCCTCCACCTGAGCTCACCTCCAGCGGTTTCCAGCCGTCTTCGGCATGGCGGGCAGTGGATCTGACTTCGACCAGTGCGGATCGGTCGACTGGGGTATCATCCCgtgcgggttggaggaggcaatggcggTCCACATTGCACTTCGCCGCTCCCGAGAGGACATCCCCTAGCCGACGAACGGATCTGTCCGGCGCGACACCATTGCGTCGGCTCAACGAGTGCTCGGGTCCTCTCGGGTTGGATCATAGCCGTGCCGGCAGCCGGAAAATctctccttccccatcaccggTTGGGCAGACTATGAGTCCCACCGGGAACGGGCAGCCCGCTGTGGGAGTAGAGGATAAGGGCCGCCGAGGACCGTATCACGGCGGaaatggcggcggcgcgggcggccccAGAGTTGGAAGCCATCCGCACCTGCATTGTGAAGAAACGGTACCGGAGGAACACGCGCGCCCTCGCCCGACACTagtagggaaaagcttatacacagacgcttactagtagcgtgagtttatacccctcgctactgctacttactagtagcgcgggtttttacccctcgctactactaagttgatagtagtagcgcgggtttttaacccccgctactactaagcggtctctaccgtgcccccggggggacatgccatagtagtagcgagagttataaacccgcgctactactaagttgatagtagtagcgcgggttcttacccctcgctactactaagcggtctctaccgtccccccccccccccgcggaacatgccatagtagtagcgaggggtaaaaacccgcgctactactaagtactggGTTTTTTAACAGCCCTGAAATCCCCATCTCCTCGTCCAAATCACTCCTCTCCCccgtccctctcctcctctctctctcgacAGGCTCTCCCATGGCGCTCCTGCCCATGTGCCGCGTCTCCTCCTCCATGGCGCTCAACGAGGCTGTCGCCTCGCGCCGCTGGCATCCAAGAGCTCGCCGGTCTTCCCCCTCGCCTCCCGCCACCACACCAGAGCGCCTCACCACCAACGACTACCCCCGGTGCTCCCTCcgtctccttcctctctcccttctttctctttttccttctgcCCTCTGGTTTCACTCACCCTCCCATGTCCTTGCCCATGCAGGTCATCGTCATGGATGACCAGGAGCTCGCTGCCTTGGCTGcgaagaggagccccacgccgccGCCTTGCTCAGCCACGGATCCGGGCCCTCTGCAGCAGCCGGCGCTGGATCTTGTCTGCCTCTGCCCTTCCGCAGCTCCGGTGACCCCTAGCGTCTCTGGATCGAAGCATTGCTGCCATTAACAGCACGCACGGGATTGAGAattttttttttttgtttttgaaattaatagtagtagcgcgggtggcacccatgctactactaacagatatagtagtagcgggggcgcacacgcgctactactacaagTTAGATGTAGCGCCGTAATAGttgcgcgggtgcccgcgctactactagctatttAACCCGCggtactactaggcttttccctagtagtgcaagagCATAATTGAGCGGTCcgtgccatggccggactgccaccgaaggaggagaaggaggacagtGACGGCAATGACTGCTCCGGCGACGATTAGATCAGGCTCGATCCCTATTGCGTCTTCGACCGGTACTTCCGCGAGAAGGATGGCAAGGGCGCCGGGAATGGCAGGGGCAGCCACGGATgatctccaccatagccaaacatgcctATCGTAGTCCGATGGCATGCTTAGTGTGGTGATGGAGTAGTCAGACGATGTGTGTGCATCGACGTAGTTGCATGAATTTGAGATATGATAATTGAGGTGTTCGGTTGTAGATTACATTTTTTGAGACGTGACCGGTTAGTGTCCGTGAACGCCACGgacgtttgaggggccggatttgtcCATCATGGTTGTTGATGCTCTCAGCAACCAAATGAGCGCCCGAATCTTGGTAACAGTTCGTGCAGGCAGAAAAGTGAGTGCACCAAATGAAAGAAAGAAACAGTCGAATGTTGCTTAGGGGTAATTGACGAGATACGAGTGTACGGTCTTCATTAGCCAACGCAAATTAAGCCACGGCAACCCCTTGACCGCTGAAATTTTGCTCCCGGACCCGGTTTCATTTCACGAGACCACACAGAATAGTACTACTAAAAAATTCCAGAGTCTCCAAGCAGGCGCAGCTGGCCAACGGGTTACGAACAGGTCAGAAATTAAGCCTCATTCTTTCAGCCTAAACGCATGAACCCCGCAAAACAGCTAGTACTAGGCCAATAATCTGCAGGCTCTTTCTCCTGGCGAAGTTGCATGGTGGTCGTATAAGTACACGGAGTATTATACTACTGGCACGTGAACCATTGACGCGTGCAACAAGCAATCGTTAAAAGAGTATACTTTGACGAGGAACAGCCGGTAATTACATAATCAGTTTTGCTACGTCTCAGTCGACTTagacttcgttatgtctcagtcgatgtTATATTCCATTGATCTTGCATTAAGATTCGTACAaaatttttttttcagttttttttctttttcttctcataTACTATATCACTTGAGTAAGACTTgattaagtctcagtcgactgagacctagacacACCCTTACATAATATTCAAACGTGATGTCTAATTGGCTTGGCAATTAGCTAGTAGCGCGTTGATTTGGATTTGGACCGGGCTAATTCGTTCTCACTGAGTATACATATGCACGTCCGAAGGCTGATGCCAGAGATCTGATTTGATCTCGACCCGTGACGTCGCCGGCAGCTTGACGCACCCACGGACAATATATTGAGACTTGAGAGGGGCACGACCGGACGGGTTGCGGTTGGATATTGCCGCGAGAGACCACATGCCGGGCTCCACCGTGCTGCTGATCGGCGCCTCCATGGCCGCGCTCCTCGTCGTCTCCCTCTTCACCTTCCTCTGCTCCAACCGGCGCCAGGCGCACcgcgcgtcgccgtcgccgtcacagCGGAGCGTCGTCGACGTGGAGCTCGGCCTGCGGCGGCCGTGCGGGATCGACGAGGCCGTCCTGGCCGCGTACCCGACCACGGTGTACTCCTCGGCGGCGAGCCGACGGGACGAAGGCCAGATAGCTGCTGCGGTCACCGCGTCGGCCGATGGTGGCCAGCCGCCGGACGAAAAGCACACAACGTGCGCGGTGTGCCTGGCCGAGTACGCAGATGGCGACGAGCTCCGGTGGCTACCGGGGTGCCGGCACGGGTTCCACCGGCCGTGCGTTGACgaatggctgcggcggcggccgagCTGCCCGCTCTGCCGcacgtcgccgcctccgccgcctgcgGCTATCAACTCCTGAACTGTCACGGCGTCGCCAAAATGTGTCGTACGAGGTCGAGAACTTTCCACGTCTCCTAGGGAGCAACATTcgctccatgcatgcatgcactagcTAGGGCAGAGTGGGAACACGGTAGTGCGTGGGTCTAATGGACCACCCATTTGTATTCATCCCTTGGCTCATATTTATTCATGTACGTACAATGCACCGTGTGAAGTTCTAAGGGACGCAAATTTTTTGAACAGGGACCAGAAACGTCATCCAACGCTTCTATTTTTACCCGCATTtaaaccaaccagatgaaattcatgcaaaccgaCCGATATTCATCAAAGTTCGGATAGAAAATAGCACGAATCATCCATAGCATGTAAATTAAGTTTAGCACAACAATGTCTCAACTTCGGCTAGATTCCAAATGTCCAACACATTTTTCATCAACGGATCATGTTGTTCCACACAAATTTTCATTTTAGCTTCATCCAACAGTATGTGCATGTAAAGGGTCGTCCCTCTGCCCTATTGTTCACCACGGTAACGCGTGTGGGTTAcatataaagaaagaaagaaaaagctaGGATTTTTGTAGGGATCTCGTCGCGGACTGCAACTTGAGCCTTGAGGAGGAAGGAGCTCATCGGCGGATGCTACCTTCCTTGATGCTACGCAAGGACGATCCCGTGGATGTAGCATTTTCGCTTGTTGACCGCTAAAATTTTGCTCCAGGTCCAGTTTCATTCAACGAGATGACACAGAGACTAGTGCTACTAAGAGCATCTATAGTCGAACCCCTATTACCTTCCTAAACGTCTAAACGCATGTCTGGCCTGTGTCCAATTTAAAAAAATTAAACCAAACGGACCCGTCATTTTATCCCTAAACGTCCGAACTAACCGTACGAGGCATACCTCAAACCCGTCTCAAATCTGGGGCTGCCCATTCAAGCCCGGGCACGGGCACCTCATCTCCACGTCGCAGCCCTCCCACGTGGTCCCACATGCAGCCACACACTCTATCCTCTCTCCCTCATCTCTCTGTTGGTCGCCCGCGTCCTAGCCGCCGCATGCCGGCCGGCCGCCTCGTGCCCGCCAGTCACCCGCGTCCTAGCAGCTGGGTGCGCCCTGCCCGCCGGCCGCCCACGTGCCCGCCGCTGCTCGCGTGCTAGGCGTCCGCGTGCCTGTCGCTGCTCGTGTCCTAGCCGCTGCGTGCCCGCCGGCCGCCCGCGTGCCCGCCGCTCCTCGCATCCTAGCCGCTGTGTGCCCGCTGGCCGCCGCGTGCCCACCGCTGCTCGCGTCCTGGCCATGTCCGGTGTGTGCAACTCACGCCCTTGGTCGCGTCCGGTGCATGCAGCCCGCGCCCCTGGCCGCCGCATGCGTGCACAGCCGCGCTGTGGCTAGCCGCTGCGTGTGCGCTCGAGCATGTTCCCGCAGAGTGTCGGAGCTCGCGCGCCCTTGAAGATCAGCGCCGGATCTCGCCGCCATGGTCGTTACGTGCTCTGGCGAGGTCGCACGCAATATGTTCGTCGAAATGCCTTGAAATAAGGACGAATATTTGAGGTGAGTGGTTATTTGACAGAAAATATGAAGGATCAAACCGGACACGCCCGGACACTGGCGTGTCCGCGAGCATTTGAGGGACTAGATTTGCTTATTGCGGCCGTAGATGCTCTAACAAATTCCAGATTCCAGAATCACCAAGCAGGGCGCAGCTAGCCAACGGGTTACGAACTGTTCAGAAATTAATCCTCTTTCAACGCATGAACCCCGCAAAACAGCTAGTAGTGCTAGACTAATCTGCAGGTTCTTTTCCTGGCAAAGTTACACGGTGGTCAAACGTGCGTGACGCCTAATTACGACTGCCGCATTAATTTGGATTTGGACCGGACTTTAGAATTCCTTGGCAGTGAGTATACATATGTACGGGGCTGATGCCAGTGGTCTGATTTGATATCGACCGTGACGTGGCCGGCAGCTTGACGCACGCACGCACGGACCAACAGCACACATACTGGCACGGCCCGACAGGTTCCGTTGTACTACTACGATATTGCTGCGAGCGACCACCATGCCCGGCTCCGCCGTGGTGCTGATCGGCGCCTTCGTGGCCGCGCTTCTTGGCGTCTCCCCTCCACCGTCGTCCTCTGCTCCAACCGGCGCCAGGCGCACcgcgcgtcgccgtcgccgtcacagCGGAGCGTCGTCGACCTCGAGCTCGGCCTGGGGCGGTCGCCGTGCGGGATCGACGAGGCTGTCCTGGCCGCGTACCCGACCGCGGTGTACGCGTCGGCTGCGAGCCGACCGGGCGAAGGCCAGAGCCAGGTGGCTGCTGCCGCCGCGACGGTCGAAGATGGCCAGGCGCCGGGAGACACGCGCGACACGACGTGCGCCGTGTGCCTGGCCGAGTacgcagacggcgacgagctccggTGGCTGCCGGGGTGCCGGCACGTGTTCCACCGGCCGTGCGTCGACgaatggctgcggcggcggcccaGCTGCCCGCTCTGCCGCACGTAGCCGCCTGCGGCTATCGACTCCTCAACGGTCACGGCGTCCGTATAGCGCCAAAGTGTGTCGTACGAGGTTGACAACTTTCCATGTTTTCTAGGGAGCAACATACGCGACGAGTGCCTCTACGTCCGCGCCGGAAGAAATGTCTCACGGAGCctccatgcacgcatgcatgcactagcTAGAGCAGAGTGTAGAAGAGGAACACGGTACGTAGTGCATGCGTCTTGTATTCATCCCTTGGCACATGCATCCTTATTCAGTGtacaaacaaaacaaacaaacagCCTAGCCCTAGCTAATGCCCGGGATAGATTGCCTGTCGTGTCGTATCGTGTCGGGACCATTTCCTAGTGCGGCAACGGATGGTGTAGCTAGTTCGCGTACGTACATGTCTCCTAATGGAGCCACACCCGCCGCAGAGAGATAGCATAGTACaccgccactagtagaaaacagggttttACTTCGGGCCTAGCCAGCCCATTAGTCTTGGTTCTTCACGAACCGGGATCCATAGGGggcattagacccggttcgtgagcccagggggcggccggggcctcgtgggcattggtcccggttcgtctggatccatttgtcctggttctaagcacgaaccgggaccaatggaccgcgctcctggcccacagccattggtaccggtttgtgcctAGAACCGGTACAGAAGGGGGGTTTTAGTTCCGGTTCctgccacaaaccgggacaaataagttgcctatatataccccatcgccgcagcagagcactccatagtgctctgtttttttgctggccggcgaggggagggcattgggtgctctagctcacctcctatgcacacgaggtgtttgatgaaatgcccgagccacactagttaagcttcctcctctcgaagctcgacctcggagctccatttttcccgagatttgtctaggtttagcggtccgtcacacaTTGTCCCCGttttcaccgtcgtcgatcgcccgcgccgatctcgtcgccggcaccaccgtggtgagcctcttgttcttatcttctttctgattttcttactttagatagatacttgtttgattttcttactttagatagatacttgtctgattttcttacttttgacacacataattatatataatgcacgcagatgaatcggaaatggatgtacggtgacagacacaccttcgagtacattaagggcatgcataattttctcgaagtggctgaggcaaacaagcagaatggttttatgtgttgtccatgccctaaatgtgggaatacgaagtcttactctgaccggaaaatccttcacacccacctgctttacaagggtttcatgccacactataatgtttggacgaggcacggagaaataggggttatgatggaagacggcgaagaagaagaggacgatgacaactatgtgccccctgaatacggtgatgctgcaacggggggagctgctgaagatcaagaggaaccaggcgatgtgcccgatgatgctgcaacgggggaagctgctgaagatcaagaggaaccagacgatgtgcctgatgatgatgatctccgccgggtcattgtcgatgcaaggacgcaatgcgaaagtcaaaaggagaagctgaagttcgatcgcatgttagaggatcacaaaaaagggttgtaccccaattgcgaagatggcaacacaaagctcggtatcgtactggaattgctgcagtggaaggcagagaatgctgtgcctgacaaaggatttgagaagctactaaaaatattgaagaagaagcttccaaaggataacgaattgcccgacagtacgtacgcagcaaagaaggccgtatgccctctaggattggaggtgcagaagatacatgcatgccctaatgactgcatcctctaccgtggtgcgtacgaggatttgaacacatgcccgatatgcggtgcattgcggtataaaatcagacgagatgaccctggtgatgttgacggcgagccccgcaggaagagggttcctgcgaaggtgatgtgatatgctcctataataccacggttgaaacgactgttcagaaacaaagagcatgccaagttgatgcgatggcacagtgaggaccctaagaaagacgggaagttgagagcacccgctgacgggtcgcagtgaagaaaaatcgagagagagtactgggctgagtttacacgtgacccaaggaacgtattgtttggtttaagcgcggatggcattaatcctttcggggagcagagcggcaatcacatcacctggcccgtgactctatgtatgtataaccttcctccttggatgtgcatgaagcggaagttcattatgatgccagttctcatccaaggccctaggcaacccggcaacgacattgatgtgtacctaaggccattagttgaaaaacttttacggctgtggaatggaaacggtgtacgtacgtgggatgagtacaaacaggaggaatttaacctacacgcgttgttgtttgtaaccatcaacgattggcccactctcagtaacctttcaggacagacaaataagggataccacgcatgcacgcactgtttagctgacaccgaaagtatatacctggacaaatgcaggaagaatgtgttcctgggccatcgtcgatttcttccgaccaaccatcaatgtcgaaagaaaggcaagcatttcaaaggcgaggcagatcaccggaagaagcccgccatgcgtcccggtgatcacgtacttgctatggtcaatgatttacaagtaatctttggaaagggtctcggcggactagctgttccgaatgacgctgagggacgcgcacccatgtggaagaagaaatctatattttgggacctacgtTACTGGAAAGActtagaggtccgctcttcgatcgacgtgatacacgtgacgaagaacctttgcgtgaacctgctaggcttcttgggcgtgtatgggaagacaaaaaatATAgccgaggcacgggaggacctgcaacgtttgcacgaaaaagacggcatgcctccaaagcagtatgaaggtcctgccagctatgctcttaccaaagaagagaaggaaatcttctttgaatgtctgcttagtatgaaggtcccgactagcttctcgtcgaatataaaaggaataataaatatgccagagaaaaagttccagaacctaaagtctcatgactgtcacgtgattatgacgcaattgcttccagttgcattgagggggcttctaccagaaaacgtctgattagccattgtgaagttatgtgcattcctcaatgcaatctctcagaaggtgatcgatccagaaatcataccaaggctaaggagtgatgtggtgcaatgtcttgtcagtttcgagctggtgttcccaccatccttcttcaatatcatgacgcacgtcctagttcatctagttgacgagattgtcattctggaccccgtatttctacacaatatgtacccctttgagaggttcatgggagtcctaaagaaatatgtctgtaaccgcgctaggccagatggaagcatctccatgggccatcaaacagaggatgtcattgggttttgtgttgacttcattcctggccttaaaaagataggtctccctaaatcgcggtgtgagggaagactgactggaaaagccacgcttggaggggactcaataatatgcagggacggatattcttggtctcaagcacactacacagttctacagaactctaccttggtgaccccgtatgtcgatgaacacaagaacagtctgcgctccaaacacctggagcagtgcgacgactggattacatgtgaacacatcaggactttcagcagttggttggaaacacgtctcagaggtgacaacactgtttgtgatgagctgtactcgttgtccaggggaccatcttcgactgtattgacttgtattgacttacaaaggatacgagataaatgagaatatattttacacgatcgcccaagatcaaaagagcaccaaccaaaactgcggtgtccgctttgatgcagcaaccgagaggggaaaggacacatattatggttacatagtggacatatgggaacttgactacgggcatgattttaaggtccctttgtttaagtgcaaatgggtcaatctgtcaggagacggggtacaggtagacccacagtacggaatgacaacagtggatctgaacaatcttgggtacactgacgaaccgttcgtcctagccaatgatgtggcataggttatctatgtgaaggacatgtctaccaaaccgagaaaaagaaaagataagaaaacgaatacatcatacgatgagccaaagcgccacatagttttttcaggaaaaagggacatcgtgagagtggagggcaagacagacatgtccgaagattatgaaaagtttcatgaaattcctcccttcaaagtcaaggctg
This window of the Triticum aestivum cultivar Chinese Spring chromosome 5D, IWGSC CS RefSeq v2.1, whole genome shotgun sequence genome carries:
- the LOC123124195 gene encoding E3 ubiquitin-protein ligase EL5-like translates to MPGSTVLLIGASMAALLVVSLFTFLCSNRRQAHRASPSPSQRSVVDVELGLRRPCGIDEAVLAAYPTTVYSSAASRRDEGQIAAAVTASADGGQPPDEKHTTCAVCLAEYADGDELRWLPGCRHGFHRPCVDEWLRRRPSCPLCRTSPPPPPAAINS
- the LOC123120190 gene encoding E3 ubiquitin-protein ligase Os03g0188200-like; this encodes MPAGRLVPASHPRPSSWVPLYYYDIAASDHHARLRRGADRRLRGRASWRLPSTVVLCSNRRQAHRASPSPSQRSVVDLELGLGRSPCGIDEAVLAAYPTAVYASAASRPGEGQSQVAAAAATVEDGQAPGDTRDTTCAVCLAEYADGDELRWLPGCRHVFHRPCVDEWLRRRPSCPLCRT